In Streptomyces nojiriensis, one genomic interval encodes:
- a CDS encoding ATP-binding protein — translation METIGPETGDRRPAGLSVAGQRRRLALAGVRGPVAKGRDFARQALLDWGWSGTETSEDALLLVSELLTNAALHAGGCIELALSAGEVLRIEVFDGTTTPPHRHPSPQRGLPGGHGLYIVERVSDRWGTHTHEDGKAVWAEIEASRLTSGRSTGL, via the coding sequence GTGGAAACGATCGGGCCGGAAACCGGCGATCGCAGGCCTGCCGGACTTTCGGTCGCGGGGCAGCGCCGTCGGCTCGCCCTGGCCGGCGTACGCGGACCCGTGGCCAAGGGCCGCGACTTCGCACGCCAGGCCCTGCTCGACTGGGGCTGGAGCGGGACCGAGACGTCCGAGGACGCCCTGCTCCTGGTGTCCGAGCTGCTGACCAACGCGGCTCTGCATGCGGGTGGTTGCATCGAGCTCGCGCTCTCGGCCGGTGAGGTGCTGCGGATCGAGGTCTTCGACGGCACGACGACGCCGCCCCACCGCCACCCGTCCCCGCAGCGTGGCCTTCCGGGCGGCCACGGCCTCTACATCGTGGAGCGCGTCTCCGATCGCTGGGGCACGCACACCCACGAGGACGGCAAGGCCGTCTGGGCGGAGATCGAGGCGTCGCGGCTGACCTCGGGCAGGTCCACGGGGCTGTGA
- a CDS encoding SRPBCC family protein — MSHVEEYVEVNVPARTAYNQWTQFEEFPAFMEGVERVEQRTDTLTHWVTNVNGVRREFDAQITEQFPNRRVAWMTVDGETRQAGLVTFQPIDATTTKVVLHMNWVPEGLAESAADKLGFVKRQVAGDLKRFKLFIESRGAETGAWRGEA; from the coding sequence ATGTCGCACGTCGAGGAGTACGTCGAGGTCAACGTTCCGGCGCGGACGGCCTACAACCAGTGGACGCAGTTCGAGGAGTTCCCGGCCTTCATGGAAGGGGTCGAACGCGTCGAACAGCGCACGGACACGCTCACCCACTGGGTGACGAACGTGAACGGCGTGCGGCGTGAGTTCGACGCGCAGATCACCGAGCAGTTCCCGAACCGCCGCGTCGCGTGGATGACGGTGGACGGAGAGACCCGCCAAGCCGGGCTGGTGACCTTCCAACCGATCGACGCGACCACCACCAAGGTCGTCCTGCACATGAACTGGGTGCCCGAGGGGCTGGCCGAGAGCGCCGCCGACAAGCTGGGCTTCGTCAAGCGCCAGGTCGCCGGGGATCTGAAGCGGTTCAAGCTGTTCATCGAGTCCCGCGGAGCCGAGACGGGCGCGTGGCGCGGCGAGGCCTGA
- a CDS encoding DUF1206 domain-containing protein, whose translation MARRGLTATGSGRASSAVRAASRGGGGREVTARCGLLARGVLYALVGILALRVAVGDPGGQEADRQGALQELMGKPFGGILVWAVGIGLVGMMLWRLSEAAFGAAGPDGGKPVKRLASAGRTVVYATVAFSVLSFAAGGGGHSGDQQSRDMTARALELPAGRWLVGAAGLGIAVAGAVIAVQAARRTFRKHLAMGGISARWRAAVGFLGVAGGLARGTLFAAVGGFVVYAAVRYDPAQAKGVDDTLRSFARTPAGPWLLVAVALGLILFGAFSWAMARWREV comes from the coding sequence GTGGCGCGGCGAGGCCTGACCGCGACGGGCAGCGGCCGCGCGAGCAGCGCCGTCCGGGCCGCGTCCCGCGGTGGCGGGGGCCGGGAGGTCACTGCGCGCTGCGGGCTGCTGGCCCGCGGGGTGCTGTACGCGCTGGTGGGAATACTCGCCCTGCGCGTGGCCGTCGGTGACCCCGGGGGCCAGGAGGCCGACCGCCAGGGCGCCCTCCAGGAGCTCATGGGAAAGCCCTTCGGCGGCATCCTCGTCTGGGCCGTGGGCATCGGGCTCGTCGGCATGATGCTGTGGCGCCTGTCGGAAGCGGCATTCGGCGCGGCCGGACCCGACGGCGGCAAGCCGGTGAAGCGGCTGGCCTCTGCGGGCCGGACCGTCGTCTACGCCACGGTCGCCTTCTCCGTCCTGTCGTTCGCGGCGGGCGGAGGCGGGCACTCCGGAGACCAGCAGTCCCGCGATATGACGGCGCGGGCACTCGAGCTGCCCGCCGGCCGGTGGCTGGTGGGTGCGGCCGGGCTCGGGATCGCCGTCGCGGGCGCGGTCATCGCGGTACAGGCGGCGCGGCGCACCTTCCGTAAGCATCTCGCCATGGGCGGGATCTCGGCGCGGTGGCGTGCGGCCGTCGGCTTCCTCGGGGTGGCCGGCGGCCTGGCCCGGGGCACCCTGTTCGCGGCGGTCGGCGGCTTCGTCGTGTACGCCGCCGTGCGCTACGACCCGGCGCAGGCGAAGGGCGTCGACGACACCCTGAGGTCGTTCGCCCGGACTCCGGCGGGGCCGTGGCTGCTGGTCGCGGTCGCCCTCGGGCTGATTCTCTTCGGGGCGTTCTCCTGGGCGATGGCCCGGTGGCGCGAGGTCTGA
- a CDS encoding DUF6328 family protein: MAHDARDGRSESVEERADRQWQELIQEIRVAQTGVQILFGFLLTVAFTPHFQSLPETDKVIYIVTVVLGALATGALIGPVSFHRIVSGRRIKPEAVAWASRLTFTGLILLLATCTCALLLVLRVATDNAVVPWLVAGVLAWYLLCWFVLPLWARVRYTAAD; encoded by the coding sequence ATGGCGCACGATGCCCGGGACGGGCGGAGCGAGAGCGTGGAGGAGCGCGCGGACCGGCAGTGGCAGGAGCTCATCCAGGAGATCCGCGTCGCGCAGACGGGTGTGCAGATCCTCTTCGGCTTCCTGCTGACCGTCGCCTTCACCCCGCACTTCCAGAGCCTGCCCGAGACCGACAAGGTGATCTACATCGTCACCGTGGTGCTGGGCGCGCTGGCGACGGGGGCGCTGATCGGGCCCGTCTCCTTCCACCGCATCGTGTCGGGCCGCCGGATCAAACCCGAGGCGGTCGCATGGGCCTCGCGTCTGACCTTCACCGGACTGATCCTGCTCCTGGCCACCTGCACGTGCGCCCTCCTCCTCGTGCTGCGGGTGGCCACCGACAACGCCGTCGTGCCGTGGCTGGTCGCGGGAGTCCTGGCCTGGTACCTCCTGTGCTGGTTCGTCCTCCCCCTCTGGGCACGGGTCCGCTACACCGCGGCGGACTGA
- a CDS encoding glutamate--cysteine ligase has translation MRSVGVEEELLLVDAATGEPLAVSGAVLAAADHCTGECSKGGGAKEHVFEKELQREQVEFGTKPVTEMGELHEEIVRWRTEAARHAASAGALVAALGTSPLPVRPSRSAGQRYEWIAEQFGLTAQEQLTCGCHVHVAVESDEEGVAVLDRIRPWLAVLMAMSANSPFWQGTDSGYGSYRSRVWNRLPSAGPVDVFGSADRYHEQVRTMVGTGVLHDERMIYFDARLSAVYPTVEIRVADVCLEAGTTVLLAALVRALVETAARAWRAGEPAPRIDTGLLRLAGWRAGRSGLDGPLLHPLTMQETAPAAAVRALHEYVRPALVDHGDDERVNAEIATLLERGNGARVQRALLAERGDLAGVVLGCADTTTATPAF, from the coding sequence ATGCGAAGCGTGGGCGTGGAAGAAGAGCTGTTGCTGGTGGACGCTGCCACCGGTGAGCCGCTGGCCGTGTCGGGCGCGGTCCTGGCGGCGGCGGACCACTGCACGGGGGAGTGCTCCAAAGGAGGGGGAGCGAAGGAGCACGTCTTCGAGAAGGAGCTCCAGAGGGAGCAGGTGGAGTTCGGCACCAAACCGGTGACGGAGATGGGCGAGCTCCATGAGGAGATCGTCCGGTGGCGCACGGAGGCGGCCCGGCACGCGGCGTCCGCCGGAGCCCTCGTGGCGGCCCTCGGCACCTCCCCCCTGCCCGTGCGGCCCTCGCGCAGCGCCGGGCAGCGCTACGAGTGGATCGCCGAGCAGTTCGGCCTGACCGCGCAGGAGCAGCTGACCTGCGGATGCCACGTCCACGTCGCGGTCGAGTCGGACGAGGAGGGCGTGGCCGTCCTGGACCGGATCCGCCCCTGGCTCGCCGTACTGATGGCGATGAGCGCGAACTCACCCTTCTGGCAGGGCACGGACAGCGGGTACGGAAGCTACCGGAGCCGGGTGTGGAACCGATTGCCCTCGGCCGGGCCCGTGGACGTCTTCGGGTCCGCCGACCGCTACCACGAGCAGGTCCGCACGATGGTGGGCACCGGCGTGCTGCACGACGAAAGAATGATCTACTTCGACGCCCGCCTTTCGGCCGTCTATCCCACGGTGGAGATCCGGGTCGCGGACGTCTGCCTGGAGGCGGGGACGACGGTGCTCCTGGCCGCCCTCGTCCGCGCGCTGGTGGAAACGGCCGCCCGGGCCTGGCGGGCCGGGGAACCGGCGCCCCGGATCGATACCGGCCTGCTGCGACTGGCCGGCTGGCGGGCCGGGCGGTCGGGGCTGGACGGACCGCTGCTGCACCCACTGACGATGCAGGAGACCGCTCCCGCCGCCGCCGTACGGGCCCTCCACGAGTACGTCCGCCCGGCGCTCGTCGATCACGGCGACGACGAACGGGTGAACGCGGAGATCGCCACCCTCCTGGAACGGGGCAACGGCGCCCGCGTCCAACGCGCCTTGCTGGCCGAGCGCGGAGATCTCGCCGGCGTGGTCCTCGGCTGCGCGGACACGACGACGGCCACCCCCGCCTTCTGA
- a CDS encoding CsbD family protein, whose product MSDKEKSRAKAEQAKGKLKETAGRAVGNERLTTEGRAEKAKGDARQAKEKMKDVFKR is encoded by the coding sequence GTGTCGGACAAGGAGAAGAGCCGCGCCAAGGCCGAGCAGGCCAAGGGAAAGCTCAAGGAGACCGCAGGACGCGCGGTGGGCAACGAACGCCTGACCACGGAGGGCCGGGCCGAAAAGGCCAAGGGCGACGCCCGTCAGGCCAAGGAGAAGATGAAGGATGTCTTCAAGCGCTGA
- a CDS encoding DUF6131 family protein, with amino-acid sequence MILVGLILLVVGFLTGISILWTIGIILLVVGAVLWILGSVGHAVGGRRHYY; translated from the coding sequence ATGATTCTTGTCGGGCTAATTCTACTGGTCGTCGGATTCCTCACCGGGATCTCCATCCTGTGGACGATCGGGATCATCCTGCTCGTAGTGGGTGCGGTGCTGTGGATCCTGGGCTCGGTCGGGCACGCAGTCGGTGGCCGACGCCACTACTACTGA
- a CDS encoding PRC-barrel domain-containing protein: protein MTEHVWSFRPASGHLTWADLTGYRVEATDGPIGKVDKHSYDVGDAYLVVDTGVWVFGKEVLLPASTVSRIDLEEEKVYVNADKERIKNAPEFHRDKHLQDAGYREEVGSYYGITWLPGEGPVGSHRG from the coding sequence GTGACTGAGCATGTGTGGAGCTTCCGGCCGGCATCGGGTCACCTGACCTGGGCCGATCTCACCGGCTACAGGGTCGAGGCGACCGACGGCCCCATCGGGAAGGTCGACAAGCACTCCTACGACGTGGGTGATGCCTACCTCGTCGTCGACACCGGAGTGTGGGTCTTCGGCAAGGAGGTCCTCCTCCCGGCGAGCACCGTGTCCCGGATCGACCTCGAGGAGGAGAAGGTCTACGTGAACGCCGACAAGGAGCGGATCAAGAACGCCCCCGAGTTCCACCGGGACAAGCACCTGCAGGACGCCGGCTACCGGGAGGAAGTCGGCAGCTACTACGGCATCACCTGGCTGCCCGGCGAAGGGCCGGTCGGCAGCCACCGCGGATGA
- a CDS encoding VOC family protein, with the protein MARDLESSQRFYAGVLGWDFRPTHLGGGIMVAFRDGAPVAGIGALAGSTGAPVLWTPYFAVEDADVTAARVLERGATMAVGPVAFGTGRIALAADPAGAVFGFWQGEVVPDWSVGRGSAPAWLELRTRDAFAAAIFYGEVLDWAGSRPGCCAVSYEHAHVVLRHGRDTVARISGGALEQAPDPEVRPRWHVHFRVPDLEAVVEAALRLGGRIASAVQTSTTSRSVVLADPEGALFTVVTPQD; encoded by the coding sequence CTGGCCCGGGATCTCGAATCCTCACAGCGGTTCTACGCCGGGGTGCTCGGCTGGGACTTCCGCCCCACCCACCTCGGCGGCGGCATCATGGTCGCCTTCCGTGACGGGGCCCCCGTGGCGGGCATCGGCGCACTCGCCGGGAGCACCGGCGCCCCGGTGCTGTGGACGCCGTACTTCGCCGTCGAGGACGCCGACGTGACCGCCGCCCGGGTCCTCGAACGCGGCGCCACCATGGCGGTCGGCCCCGTGGCCTTCGGCACCGGCCGCATCGCCCTGGCGGCGGACCCCGCCGGGGCCGTTTTCGGCTTCTGGCAGGGCGAGGTCGTCCCCGACTGGTCGGTCGGCCGTGGCAGTGCACCCGCCTGGCTGGAACTGCGGACGCGGGACGCGTTCGCGGCCGCCATCTTCTACGGGGAGGTCCTCGACTGGGCCGGCTCGCGTCCCGGCTGCTGCGCGGTCTCGTACGAGCACGCCCACGTCGTCCTGCGCCACGGGCGCGACACCGTGGCCCGCATCAGCGGCGGCGCGCTCGAACAGGCACCGGACCCCGAGGTCCGTCCCCGATGGCACGTCCACTTCCGTGTGCCCGACCTGGAGGCCGTGGTCGAGGCCGCGCTCCGGCTGGGCGGCAGAATCGCGTCGGCCGTACAGACGTCGACCACGAGCCGGTCGGTCGTCCTCGCCGATCCCGAGGGGGCCCTCTTCACCGTGGTGACACCCCAGGACTAG
- a CDS encoding YhjD/YihY/BrkB family envelope integrity protein, translated as MIGSGGSSGLSPVGRIRSAVRRARAGRHWGRVRDVELWQRSLGFSALGFLTLVPLLIVVSAADTATGQGFAQWLGDGLGVSPAARAEIDRLFALPGQAWRTTTAFGLAVLTVFGLSFGTMLQSGYERIWDLPPARWWARWRHVVWLAVLVGVLYLSAITPPWRESPARGFVTVAIGTLFFWWSQRLLLGGRVAWTALLPGAVATMVALLGLRIFSRLVFSPLIASSAVTYGPFGTVLVIQTWLVGIGVVVFGGALAGRLLHDELPRRSGPPQPG; from the coding sequence ATGATCGGGTCGGGTGGATCCAGTGGGCTGTCGCCCGTCGGACGGATACGCAGCGCGGTACGCCGTGCGCGGGCCGGACGCCACTGGGGACGCGTACGGGACGTCGAGCTGTGGCAGCGCTCCCTGGGGTTCTCGGCGCTGGGGTTCCTGACCCTGGTGCCGCTGCTGATCGTCGTGTCCGCGGCGGACACCGCCACCGGGCAGGGGTTCGCGCAATGGCTGGGAGACGGGCTCGGCGTGTCGCCGGCCGCCAGGGCGGAAATCGACCGGCTCTTCGCTCTGCCCGGCCAGGCATGGCGGACCACGACGGCATTCGGCCTGGCCGTGCTCACCGTGTTCGGCCTGTCCTTCGGGACCATGCTGCAAAGCGGCTACGAAAGGATCTGGGATCTGCCTCCGGCCCGCTGGTGGGCCAGGTGGCGGCATGTGGTGTGGCTCGCCGTGCTGGTCGGCGTCCTGTACCTGTCTGCCATCACACCACCCTGGCGCGAGTCTCCGGCCCGCGGGTTCGTCACGGTGGCGATCGGCACTCTGTTCTTCTGGTGGTCCCAGCGGCTGCTGCTCGGCGGCCGGGTGGCATGGACCGCTCTCCTGCCCGGGGCGGTCGCCACCATGGTCGCGCTGCTCGGGCTGCGGATCTTCTCCCGGCTCGTCTTCTCACCGCTGATCGCCTCCAGTGCCGTCACGTACGGCCCCTTCGGAACCGTCCTCGTCATCCAGACCTGGCTCGTGGGCATCGGCGTCGTCGTCTTCGGCGGCGCACTGGCCGGCCGCCTGCTCCACGACGAACTGCCGCGCCGGTCGGGCCCTCCCCAGCCCGGTTAG
- a CDS encoding GntR family transcriptional regulator — translation MLLRLNIADNRPLHEQVAGAVRRAIAEGECGPGDRLPSARELSQALGVNANTVLRGLRALRDEGLLEFRRGRGVTVAGGADGRSALLERVRELVADGARLGYGRADLIEMIKEAQ, via the coding sequence ATGTTGCTGAGGCTGAACATCGCGGACAACCGCCCCCTGCACGAGCAGGTGGCCGGGGCCGTCCGGCGTGCGATCGCCGAGGGGGAATGCGGGCCGGGTGACCGGTTGCCGTCGGCGCGGGAGTTGTCGCAGGCGCTGGGCGTCAACGCCAACACCGTCCTGCGGGGGCTGCGCGCGCTGCGTGACGAGGGGCTGCTGGAGTTCCGGCGCGGCCGCGGGGTCACCGTGGCCGGTGGGGCGGACGGGCGGTCGGCGCTGCTGGAGCGGGTGCGGGAACTGGTGGCCGACGGGGCGCGCCTGGGATACGGCAGGGCCGATCTCATAGAAATGATCAAGGAGGCGCAGTGA
- a CDS encoding DUF1648 domain-containing protein, producing the protein MWGTAAWAAGILALLVLLPPAARKGFGEQLATHWNASGEPNGSQPLWAVVLVPAAIWIVLVAVAVFWRAARRWRGAVLVSCGVLLAGVQVSIVRANLSHTDWHDADPVTVGAVVTVVAAVAAGLVGVLMSGRRASSAARGQGPRMDIPAGERRVWLASTGNRWLYLLAAVIGVGASAAPLIGFGGPAAPMWLLTVPLLFASVSVLACSSVSVRVTERGMDVAFGPLGWPVRRWDAADIEWARAENRTPAQVGGWGYRLSGLGTTVMLRSGACLVVRAKGKDFAVSVDDAERGAALLNSLAGARTEQH; encoded by the coding sequence GTGTGGGGGACGGCCGCTTGGGCGGCCGGGATCCTCGCGCTGCTGGTGCTGCTGCCGCCGGCGGCGCGCAAGGGGTTCGGGGAACAGCTGGCCACGCACTGGAACGCCTCCGGGGAGCCGAACGGTTCGCAGCCGCTCTGGGCGGTGGTGCTGGTGCCGGCCGCGATCTGGATCGTGCTCGTCGCGGTTGCGGTGTTCTGGCGTGCGGCCCGCAGGTGGCGTGGGGCGGTGCTGGTGTCGTGCGGGGTGCTGCTGGCCGGGGTGCAGGTCTCGATCGTGCGCGCGAACCTCTCCCACACGGACTGGCACGACGCGGACCCGGTCACCGTCGGGGCCGTGGTCACGGTCGTGGCGGCGGTAGCGGCCGGGCTGGTGGGGGTGCTGATGAGCGGTCGGCGCGCGTCCTCCGCCGCCCGGGGGCAGGGCCCTCGGATGGACATTCCCGCAGGTGAGCGCCGCGTGTGGCTCGCCTCCACGGGGAACCGGTGGCTGTACCTGCTCGCGGCCGTCATCGGGGTGGGCGCGTCGGCCGCACCGCTGATCGGGTTCGGCGGTCCAGCGGCGCCGATGTGGCTGCTGACCGTGCCGTTGCTGTTCGCCTCGGTGTCCGTGCTGGCCTGCTCCTCGGTGAGCGTACGGGTCACGGAGCGCGGTATGGACGTGGCGTTCGGGCCCCTCGGGTGGCCGGTGCGGCGCTGGGACGCGGCGGACATCGAGTGGGCGCGGGCGGAGAACCGCACGCCGGCGCAGGTCGGCGGCTGGGGCTACCGGCTCAGCGGGCTGGGCACGACGGTGATGCTGCGCAGCGGCGCGTGCCTGGTGGTCCGGGCCAAGGGCAAGGACTTCGCGGTCAGCGTGGACGACGCCGAGCGGGGCGCGGCCCTGCTGAACTCCCTGGCCGGGGCCCGCACCGAACAGCACTGA
- a CDS encoding DUF4262 domain-containing protein, which produces MVPEDEVGPGFAYTIGLAHTYGAPELSTFGRDVHEMHRMLNVLGDLAGAGASLEDGREHRGVLDGGPVRLRSVDTRWYRTFFGRATRIYQRPRSRSCRCPGPTRVGAATGRSRPAGTTRRHSPACGWRPTTNPWGSGPSNSEVARPQLVLRRCFFWRDRSLNRA; this is translated from the coding sequence ATGGTCCCCGAGGACGAGGTGGGCCCCGGGTTCGCCTACACGATCGGTCTCGCCCACACGTACGGCGCCCCTGAACTGAGCACGTTCGGACGTGATGTCCACGAGATGCACCGCATGCTCAACGTGCTCGGCGACCTGGCCGGCGCCGGCGCCTCGTTGGAGGACGGTCGGGAACACCGGGGCGTGCTGGACGGCGGGCCGGTACGGCTCAGGAGCGTCGACACGCGCTGGTACCGGACCTTCTTCGGACGGGCGACCAGGATCTACCAACGCCCCCGCTCCCGTTCCTGCAGGTGCCCTGGCCCGACGCGGGTGGGCGCTGCCACTGGGAGGAGCAGGCCGGCCGGGACCACCAGGCGTCACAGCCCCGCCTGTGGCTGGCGCCCGACGACCAACCCGTGGGGGTCTGGACCGTCGAACTCTGAAGTCGCGCGTCCTCAGCTTGTCCTTAGACGTTGTTTCTTTTGGCGTGATCGTTCGTTGAACCGTGCATGA
- a CDS encoding IS5 family transposase (programmed frameshift), with the protein MTDLVERLVPDELWVLFRRVVPPTEAIRPQGGGRRRAGDREALAAIIFVATSGCTWRQLPPVFGPSWQTVYRRFAQWSRARVWARLHRVILDELGAREELDWSRCAIDSVSMRAANGGPLTGPNPTDRGKLGSKIHLLTDRNGLPLSLGISGANMHDSQGLEPLVRGIPPIRSHRGPRRRRPAKLHADKGYDSDHLRRWLRKRGIRHRIARRGIESSQRLGRHHWVVERTVSWLVGCRRLHRRYERKAEHFLAFAGIAAALICHRRLVRVDE; encoded by the exons ATGACGGATCTGGTTGAGCGGCTGGTGCCGGACGAGTTGTGGGTGCTGTTCCGGCGGGTGGTACCTCCTACAGAGGCCATACGCCCGCAGGGCGGCGGCCGGCGTCGAGCTGGTGACCGCGAAGCCTTGGCCGCGATCATCTTCGTGGCGACCTCGGGCTGCACGTGGCGGCAGCTTCCGCCGGTGTTCGGCCCGAGCTGGCAGACGGTCTACCGACGCTTTGCCCAGTGGAGCCGGGCCCGGGTCTGGGCCCGGCTCCACCGCGTCATCCTCGACGAACTCGGCGCCCGCGAAGAACTCGACTGGTCGCGCTGCGCGATCGACTCCGTCAGCATGCGGGCTGCAAACGGGGGCC CTCTGACGGGACCGAATCCGACTGATCGAGGCAAGTTGGGATCGAAGATTCATCTGCTCACCGACCGGAACGGGCTGCCGCTGTCGCTGGGTATCTCCGGTGCGAACATGCATGACAGTCAAGGTCTTGAACCGCTCGTGCGGGGCATCCCGCCGATCCGCTCACACCGCGGCCCACGGCGGCGACGACCGGCGAAACTACATGCCGACAAGGGCTACGACTCCGATCACCTGCGCCGATGGCTCCGCAAGCGCGGCATCCGCCACCGCATCGCCCGCCGCGGCATCGAGTCCTCGCAGCGGCTCGGCCGCCACCATTGGGTTGTTGAGAGGACTGTGTCCTGGCTCGTCGGCTGCCGTCGGCTTCACCGCCGCTACGAGCGCAAGGCCGAACACTTCCTCGCCTTCGCCGGCATAGCCGCGGCCCTCATCTGTCACCGCAGACTCGTTCGCGTGGACGAGTAG